The Candidatus Eremiobacterota bacterium genomic interval GGAGCGCCGCGAAGTACGGCGGCCGCTCGCGCGCCCGGACCTGGGTGTTCGGGATCGCGCATCACAAGGCGATCGACGCGCTGCGCAAGCGGCGCGTGACGCTGCTTCCGCTCGACGCGCTGCTCGGCGCCGCGAGCGACGCCGAGTCGCCCGAAGCCGCTGCGCTGCGCGCCGACGAACGGCGGCGGCTCGACGGCGCGCTCGCCTCGCTCAGCCCCGAGCACCGCGCCGTCCTCGAGCTGACCTACGTCGAGGGCTTCTCGCAAAAAGAGATCGCCGAGGTCGTCGACTGCCCGCTCGCGACCGTCAAGACGCGCGCG includes:
- a CDS encoding sigma-70 family RNA polymerase sigma factor; translated protein: MSDADDRRLLERIARRDRVAFETFFRAHGSAVHRFVRDLVRDDGLAEELTSDVMVEVWRSAAKYGGRSRARTWVFGIAHHKAIDALRKRRVTLLPLDALLGAASDAESPEAAALRADERRRLDGALASLSPEHRAVLELTYVEGFSQKEIAEVVDCPLATVKTRAFYAKQRLRDALATAEHPR